In the Klebsiella aerogenes KCTC 2190 genome, one interval contains:
- a CDS encoding MbtH family protein, translated as MQFSNPFDNPQGQFYILRNAQGQYSLWPHHCALPTGWTVECPPQSLEACNAWLAANWSTLIPAHYAS; from the coding sequence ATGCAATTCAGCAACCCCTTCGACAATCCGCAAGGGCAGTTTTACATTCTGCGCAACGCACAGGGGCAATATAGTTTGTGGCCGCATCACTGCGCGCTGCCGACAGGCTGGACGGTGGAGTGTCCGCCGCAGTCATTAGAGGCCTGTAACGCCTGGCTTGCCGCCAACTGGTCAACCCTTATCCCAGCGCACTACGCCTCCTGA
- a CDS encoding transketolase family protein, with the protein MSNAEHLANVMVEAFIAAVEKGVDLVPVVADSTSTAKIAPFIKQFPGRLVNVGIAEQSMVGTAAGLALGGKVAVTCNAAPFLVSRANEQIKVDVCYNNTNVKLFGLNAGASYGPLASTHHAIDDLAVMRGFGNIQIFAPSTPRECRQIIDYALAYQGPVYIRLDGKALPELHDEAYRFVPGAVLTLREGAAVALVATGSTVHEVVEAAQQLADLGIEAKVVSVPSIRPCDTAALLAALRSCRSVITVEEHNVNGGLGSLVAEVLAEAGAGIALQRLGIPDGEYAAAADRGWLRQHHGFDAASIVARVQKIAQG; encoded by the coding sequence ATGAGTAATGCAGAACACCTGGCGAACGTGATGGTCGAGGCGTTTATCGCCGCGGTGGAAAAGGGCGTCGATCTGGTGCCGGTGGTCGCGGACTCCACCTCAACGGCCAAGATCGCTCCCTTTATTAAGCAGTTCCCCGGACGGCTGGTTAACGTCGGTATCGCCGAGCAGAGCATGGTCGGCACCGCCGCGGGGCTGGCGCTCGGCGGTAAAGTGGCGGTGACCTGTAACGCCGCGCCGTTCCTTGTCTCCCGCGCTAACGAGCAGATTAAAGTCGATGTCTGCTACAACAACACCAACGTCAAGCTCTTTGGCCTTAACGCCGGGGCCAGCTATGGCCCATTGGCCAGTACCCACCATGCTATTGACGACCTGGCGGTAATGCGCGGTTTCGGCAATATCCAGATTTTCGCCCCCTCCACGCCGCGCGAATGTCGGCAGATTATCGACTACGCCCTGGCGTATCAGGGGCCGGTTTATATCCGCCTTGACGGCAAGGCGCTGCCGGAGTTGCATGACGAAGCGTACCGTTTTGTGCCCGGCGCGGTGCTGACCCTGCGCGAAGGCGCTGCGGTGGCGCTGGTGGCGACCGGTTCAACCGTGCACGAAGTGGTGGAGGCGGCGCAGCAGCTTGCCGACCTTGGTATTGAGGCGAAAGTGGTCAGCGTGCCGTCGATTCGTCCCTGTGATACCGCGGCGCTGCTGGCGGCGCTGCGGTCATGCCGTTCAGTTATTACCGTCGAAGAGCATAACGTCAACGGCGGTCTGGGGAGCCTGGTCGCCGAAGTGCTGGCGGAAGCGGGCGCGGGGATTGCCTTGCAGCGTCTGGGGATCCCGGATGGCGAGTATGCGGCGGCCGCCGATCGCGGATGGCTGCGTCAACATCACGGTTTTGACGCAGCGTCGATTGTCGCGCGGGTACAGAAAATAGCGCAGGGTTGA
- a CDS encoding transketolase — MNPYRFDIQTLERKARAVRRHIVRLNANSPAGGHTGADLSQVELLTALYFRVLNAAPDRLDDPQRDIYIQSKGHAVGCYYCVLAEAGFFPNDWLETYQHANSHLPGHPVRQKTPGIELNTGALGHGLPVAVGLALAAKKSNSPRRIFLITGDGELAEGSNWEAALAAAHYGLDNLVIINDKNNLQLAGPTREIMNTDPLADKWRAFGMEVSECDGNDMASVVAAIEGLQQNGKPNVIIANTTKGAGISFIQGRPEWHHRVPKGEEIALALEELKDE; from the coding sequence ATGAATCCCTACAGATTTGATATCCAGACGCTTGAGCGCAAAGCGCGCGCCGTGCGCCGCCACATTGTCCGCTTAAACGCCAATAGTCCGGCTGGCGGTCACACCGGGGCTGACCTGTCGCAGGTCGAATTGTTAACCGCGCTCTATTTCCGCGTACTCAATGCGGCGCCCGATCGTCTTGACGACCCGCAGCGCGATATCTATATCCAGTCGAAAGGCCATGCGGTGGGCTGCTACTACTGCGTACTGGCGGAAGCCGGTTTCTTCCCGAACGATTGGCTGGAGACCTACCAGCACGCGAACTCGCACCTTCCCGGTCATCCGGTGCGGCAGAAAACGCCGGGCATTGAGCTTAACACCGGCGCGCTGGGCCACGGTTTGCCTGTTGCGGTGGGGCTGGCGCTGGCCGCAAAGAAAAGCAACAGCCCCCGCCGCATCTTTTTAATCACCGGCGACGGCGAACTGGCAGAAGGCAGTAACTGGGAGGCGGCGCTGGCGGCGGCCCATTATGGCCTCGATAACCTGGTCATTATTAATGATAAGAACAATCTTCAGCTGGCCGGGCCAACCCGTGAAATTATGAATACCGATCCGCTGGCCGATAAATGGCGCGCCTTCGGCATGGAGGTCAGCGAATGCGACGGCAACGATATGGCTTCGGTGGTCGCGGCTATCGAAGGGCTGCAGCAGAACGGTAAACCTAACGTCATTATTGCCAACACCACGAAGGGCGCGGGCATCTCCTTTATCCAGGGGCGCCCGGAGTGGCACCACCGGGTGCCGAAAGGCGAGGAAATCGCACTGGCGCTGGAGGAACTGAAAGATGAGTAA
- the fes gene encoding enterochelin esterase — translation MTFVDKNHGKHRVTDGMQITGSDDWWRGIAGPQTEALGDAYRVTFWWRDPAGSETTSPIRRVWIYITGVTDHHHNAAPQTLHRIPGTDAWCWQTTLPASWRGSYCFIPSERDDDFSPQLFNGEAPDRALLREGWRKLLPRAVADPRNPQSWKGGRGHAVSALELPQAPEQPGWHYREPVSPAPRCIEWRSQRLGNQRRVWIYTTGSGADRPLAVLLDGQFWAESMPVFAPLAGLTREGRLPPAVYVLIDVIDNQHRGVELPCNRDFWLAVQEELLPLVQAVAPFSDRADRTVVAGQSFGGLAAMYAALHWPQRFGCVLSQSGSYWWPQRGSSQPGVILEQLQRGELRPQGLRIWLEAGVREPIIFRANQALFAQLRQTTPSVFWRQVDGGHDALCWRGGLTSGLIQLWQPLRRGQQHALNEE, via the coding sequence ATTACCTTTGTTGATAAAAATCACGGTAAACATAGGGTTACTGACGGAATGCAAATAACGGGAAGTGACGACTGGTGGCGGGGGATCGCCGGCCCGCAGACAGAGGCGCTGGGCGACGCATATCGGGTGACCTTCTGGTGGCGCGATCCGGCAGGCAGCGAAACCACGTCGCCGATTCGGCGGGTGTGGATTTACATTACCGGCGTCACCGATCATCACCACAACGCGGCGCCGCAAACCCTGCACCGCATCCCAGGTACCGATGCCTGGTGCTGGCAAACCACGCTCCCCGCCAGCTGGCGCGGCAGCTACTGTTTTATTCCCTCCGAACGCGACGACGATTTTTCCCCGCAGCTCTTTAACGGTGAAGCGCCGGACCGCGCGCTGCTGCGCGAAGGCTGGCGCAAACTGCTGCCGCGGGCGGTTGCCGATCCCCGCAATCCGCAAAGCTGGAAGGGGGGGCGCGGCCACGCGGTCTCAGCGCTGGAACTGCCGCAGGCGCCGGAACAGCCGGGTTGGCATTATCGCGAGCCGGTTTCGCCAGCGCCGCGCTGTATTGAATGGCGCAGCCAGCGATTAGGAAACCAGCGACGAGTGTGGATTTACACCACCGGCAGTGGGGCGGATCGCCCGCTGGCGGTCCTGCTTGACGGCCAGTTCTGGGCCGAAAGCATGCCTGTCTTTGCGCCGCTGGCGGGGCTGACGCGGGAAGGCCGCCTGCCGCCGGCGGTCTATGTGCTGATCGACGTTATCGACAATCAACACCGCGGCGTGGAGCTGCCCTGCAATCGTGATTTCTGGCTGGCGGTACAGGAAGAACTGCTGCCGCTGGTGCAGGCCGTGGCGCCATTCAGCGATCGCGCCGACAGGACGGTAGTTGCGGGGCAGAGCTTCGGCGGTCTGGCGGCGATGTATGCCGCGCTCCACTGGCCGCAGCGTTTTGGCTGCGTTCTGAGCCAGTCGGGGTCGTACTGGTGGCCGCAGCGCGGCAGTAGCCAGCCGGGAGTGATACTTGAACAACTGCAGCGCGGCGAGCTTCGACCGCAGGGGCTGCGTATCTGGCTGGAAGCCGGCGTGCGCGAGCCGATTATTTTTCGCGCCAACCAGGCGCTTTTCGCGCAACTACGGCAGACCACGCCGTCCGTTTTCTGGCGCCAGGTTGACGGCGGTCATGACGCGCTATGCTGGCGCGGCGGGCTGACGTCCGGGCTTATCCAGCTGTGGCAGCCTTTGCGCCGCGGGCAACAACACGCGCTTAATGAGGAGTGA
- the fepA gene encoding siderophore enterobactin receptor FepA: MNNRIKSLALMVNLGIYGVAFPLCAAEETTDSKQAAGEETMVVTAEVQNLQAPGVSTITADEIRKRPPARDVSEIIRTMPGVNLTGNSTSGQRGNNRQIDIRGMGPENTLILIDGKPVTSRNSVRLGWRGERDTRGDTSWVPPEMIERIDVIRGPAAARYGNGAAGGVVNIITKKFDNQWHGSWNAYMNMPEHKDEGATKRTDFSLSGPLGGDFSFRMYGNLDKTQADAWDINQGHQSERTGIYADTLPAGREGVENKNINGVVRWDFAPMQSLEFEAGYSRQGNLYAGDTQNTNSNDLVKENYGKETNRLYRNTYSVTWNGGWDNGVTTSNWAQYEHTRNSRKGEGLAGGTEGIFSSNQFSDIDLSDVMLHSEVNIPFDLWVNQNLTLGTEWNQQRMKDNASNTQELSGGEIPGYDSTGRSPYSKAEIFSLFAENNMEVTDTTMLTPALRFDHHSIVGNNWSPSLNLSQGLGDDFTLKMGIARAYKAPSLYQTNPNYILYSKGQGCYASKSGCYLQGNDDLKAETSINKEIGLEFKRDGWLAGVTWFRNDYRNKIEAGYAPVYTNGKGTDLYKWENVPKAVVEGLEGTLNVPVSETVNWTNNITYMLQSKNKETGDRLSIIPEYTLNSTLSWQVYQDVSVQSTFTWYGKQEPKKYNYKGQPVSGSEKNEVSPYSILGLSATWDVTKNVSLTGGVDNVFDKRHWRAGNAQTTGGDKGYMYGAGAETYNESGRTWYMSVNTHF; this comes from the coding sequence ATGAATAACAGGATTAAGTCCCTGGCCTTAATGGTCAATCTGGGTATCTACGGGGTGGCATTCCCGCTGTGCGCGGCGGAAGAAACCACCGACAGTAAACAAGCCGCCGGTGAAGAAACGATGGTGGTCACCGCCGAGGTGCAAAACCTACAGGCGCCGGGCGTTTCCACCATTACCGCCGATGAAATTCGCAAACGTCCGCCGGCGCGCGACGTCTCTGAAATCATCCGTACCATGCCGGGCGTCAACCTGACCGGCAACTCCACCAGCGGCCAGCGCGGCAACAATCGCCAGATTGATATTCGCGGTATGGGCCCGGAAAACACTTTAATCCTGATTGATGGTAAGCCCGTGACCAGCCGTAACTCTGTTCGTCTCGGCTGGCGCGGCGAACGCGACACCCGCGGCGATACCAGCTGGGTACCGCCGGAAATGATCGAACGTATAGACGTTATCCGCGGCCCGGCGGCGGCGCGTTACGGTAACGGCGCGGCGGGCGGCGTGGTCAACATCATTACGAAAAAATTCGACAACCAGTGGCATGGTTCGTGGAACGCCTACATGAACATGCCGGAGCATAAAGACGAAGGCGCGACCAAGCGTACCGACTTTAGCCTCAGCGGCCCGCTGGGCGGCGATTTCAGCTTCCGCATGTACGGTAATCTCGATAAAACCCAGGCTGACGCCTGGGATATCAACCAGGGCCACCAGTCTGAACGTACCGGCATTTACGCCGATACCCTGCCCGCCGGGCGTGAAGGGGTAGAAAACAAAAACATCAACGGCGTGGTGCGCTGGGATTTCGCGCCGATGCAGTCGCTGGAGTTTGAAGCTGGCTATAGCCGCCAGGGCAACCTGTATGCCGGTGATACGCAAAACACCAACAGCAACGATCTGGTGAAAGAGAACTACGGTAAAGAGACCAACCGTCTCTATCGCAATACTTACTCCGTGACCTGGAACGGCGGCTGGGATAACGGCGTGACCACCAGCAACTGGGCGCAGTACGAACACACCCGCAACTCGCGTAAAGGCGAAGGCCTGGCGGGCGGCACCGAGGGGATCTTCAGCAGCAACCAGTTCTCGGATATCGATCTCTCCGACGTGATGCTGCACAGCGAAGTCAATATTCCGTTCGATCTGTGGGTTAACCAGAATCTGACGCTGGGTACCGAATGGAACCAGCAGCGCATGAAGGACAACGCCTCTAATACCCAGGAACTCTCCGGCGGTGAAATCCCGGGCTACGACAGCACCGGCCGCAGCCCCTATTCAAAAGCGGAAATCTTCTCGCTGTTCGCCGAGAACAACATGGAAGTGACCGATACCACCATGCTGACGCCGGCGCTGCGTTTCGATCACCACAGCATCGTCGGTAATAACTGGAGCCCGTCGCTGAACCTGTCGCAGGGTCTGGGCGACGACTTTACCCTGAAAATGGGTATCGCTCGCGCCTATAAAGCGCCGAGCCTGTATCAAACCAACCCCAACTATATTCTCTACAGTAAAGGCCAGGGCTGCTATGCGAGTAAATCCGGCTGCTATCTGCAAGGGAATGATGACTTAAAAGCAGAGACCAGCATCAACAAAGAGATCGGCCTGGAATTCAAACGCGACGGCTGGCTGGCGGGCGTCACCTGGTTCCGTAACGATTACCGCAACAAGATTGAAGCAGGCTATGCTCCGGTTTATACCAACGGCAAAGGCACCGATCTGTACAAATGGGAAAACGTGCCGAAAGCGGTAGTTGAAGGGCTGGAAGGCACGTTGAACGTGCCGGTCAGCGAGACGGTGAACTGGACCAACAACATCACCTACATGCTGCAGAGTAAGAACAAAGAGACCGGCGATCGCCTGTCGATTATTCCGGAATACACGCTGAACTCAACGCTGAGCTGGCAGGTTTATCAGGACGTTTCTGTGCAATCGACCTTCACCTGGTACGGCAAGCAGGAACCGAAGAAGTACAACTACAAAGGCCAGCCGGTCTCCGGCAGCGAGAAGAACGAGGTCAGCCCGTATAGCATCCTCGGCCTGAGCGCGACCTGGGACGTGACCAAAAACGTCAGCCTGACCGGCGGCGTGGATAACGTCTTCGACAAGCGCCACTGGCGCGCGGGTAACGCCCAAACCACCGGCGGCGACAAGGGTTATATGTACGGCGCTGGCGCGGAGACCTATAACGAATCCGGCCGTACCTGGTATATGAGCGTCAACACCCACTTCTGA